From Salvia splendens isolate huo1 chromosome 16, SspV2, whole genome shotgun sequence, a single genomic window includes:
- the LOC121770450 gene encoding uncharacterized protein LOC121770450, protein MYSKYCASKSPLARLNSGRSSPTWRRLAAAWPLVQPNIRWIIGDGRALFWDDIWLGDRPIRDLCLDTGGDPTTRVAEFWMNGKWDGAKVGTTCNQTGMPPNVAEAIMSTPILTDSPDVPRWTLSRGGNFSLSSAWDSNRARRPRIPALGDIWHGGISTTISVFMWRLISNRIPVDAKLQWRNVSLASKCQCCPRQPGLESIQHLFINGQGASMVWRLLMNGLMVRAIPFGHQDSIPSRLEAWAKRINRSTKDHMARTLPCIILWYLWAERNNSRHNGVCFRAYNVVWQVRLYVQKLVESGRARAKHFKDVRFVGLTLPPPPPRPKEPTRRAVAIKWQPPDAPWLKLNVMGR, encoded by the coding sequence ATGTATAGCAAATACTGTGCCTCAAAATCACCTTTGGCTCGACTGAACTCGGGTAGGAGCAGCCCGACGTGGCGACGACTCGCGGCCGCTTGGCCCCTGGTCCAGCCAAACATCCGTTGGATCATTGGTGATGGACGAGCCCTGTTTTGGGACGACATCTGGCTCGGGGATAGGCCAATCAGAGATCTTTGCTTAGACACAGGGGGTGATCCCACGACAAGGGTTGCAGAGTTTTGGATGAATGGAAAGTGGGATGGGGCTAAGGTTGGCACCACATGCAACCAAACGGGTATGCCGCCTAACGTGGCTGAGGCCATCATGAGCACCCCTATCCTCACTGACAGCCCCGATGTCCCGAGGTGGACTTTGTCTCGAGGAGGAAATTTCTCTCTGTCCTCGGCATGGGATTCTAACAGGGCTAGGCGGCCCCGTATCCCGGCTCTTGGAGACATCTGGCACGGTGGCATCTCAACAACAATCTCGGTTTTCATGTGGAGACTTATTTCGAATAGAATACCGGTTGACGCAAAACTACAATGGAGGAATGTCTCCTTGGCATCTAAATGCCAATGTTGTCCTAGGCAGCCGGGGTTGGAATCCATTCAACACCTTTTTATTAATGGACAAGGGGCGAGcatggtttggaggcttttgATGAATGGTTTGATGGTGCGAGCCATCCCCTTCGGCCATCAGGACTCCATTCCATCTAGACTCGAAGCTTGGGCTAAGAGAATCAACCGGTCAACAAAGGACCACATGGCTCGGACCCTTCCTTGCATCATCCTTTGGTATTTGTGGGCGGAGAGGAACAACAGCCGACATAATGGGGTTTGCTTCAGGGCTTATAACGTGGTATGGCAAGTCAGGCTATATGTCCAGAAACTGGTGGAAAGTGGGCGAGCACGGGCGAAGCACTTCAAGGATGTCCGTTTTGTGGGGTTAacactccccccccccccccctcggCCCAAGGAACCAACAAGAAGGGCCGTGGCTATCAAATGGCAACCCCCGGATGCTCCATGGCTAAAGTTAAACGTCATGGGCAGATAG
- the LOC121770451 gene encoding uncharacterized protein LOC121770451, whose amino-acid sequence MEPLSTPDPVRFSRAVGLPFIGSNTSGKIWLFAEEGSTFDIDWDSEQIFHGRLKSHRIASPLAISAVYAKCTRSERYLLWDKMREIAGTLEGIPWIIGGDFNTILSHRDRIGSDTNRQAEMVDFAEAIEDCRLVDPGFDGADRVLVNEAWTRVFEATRVTNLPRIASDHGPVLARCKMPNIAIGGKAFRFQNMWIRHEGFLAVVKNAWGEPTGAGGLLNIQIKHSRVKRALKEWNKEVFANIHVNLADK is encoded by the coding sequence atggaaccgctttCAACCCCTGATCCGGTTCGGTTCTCCAGGGCCGTGGGGCTGCCCTTCATCGGCTCGAACACAAGCGGCAAGATTTGGTTGTTTGCGGAAGAAGGttctacttttgatattgattggGACTCCGAACAAATCTTTCACGGGAGGCTCAAGTCACATCGCATTGCTAGCCCTCTAGCTATCtcggccgtgtacgccaaatgcacaagaTCTGAGAGATACCTTCTgtgggataagatgagagagatcgCTGGAACCCTCGAGGGAATACCATGGATTATAggtggtgacttcaacaccattctatccCACCGGGATAGAATTGGGAGCGACACCAACCGGCAGGCCGAGATGgtcgattttgcggaggcaattGAGGATTGCCGACTCGTGGACCCAGGGTTCGATGGGGcggatagagtgcttgttaaTGAGGCTTGGACTAGGGTCTTCGAGGCAACCCGAGTAACGAACCTCCCACGGATCGCCTCGGACCACGGACCAGTCCTAGCACGATGCAAAATGCCGAACATTGCCATCGGGGGgaaggcattcaggttccagaacatgtggatccgacatgaggGATTTTTGGCTGTAGTTAAGAATGCATGGGGAGAGCCCACTGGGGCGGGCGGCCTTCTAAACATCCAAATTAAACATTCCAGAGTTAAAAGAGCActaaaggagtggaacaaagaggttttcgcGAACATCCACGTCAATCTTGCGGACAAGTAG